The Streptomyces sp. NBC_00775 genome includes the window GGCCGGCACCGGCAGGCCCGCCCTGATCCTGCACGGCGGCGGGGGGCCGGCCACCGTCGCCGGGCTCGCGGGCCATCTCGCCGAGACCATGCACACCATCACACCCATACACCCCGGCTGGGACGGCACCCCCCGCCCTGCATGGCTGACCGGCATCGACGATCTCGCGCTCGCCTACCTGCACTACCTCCAAGACCTCGGGCTACGCGATGTGCTCGTCGTCGGCTCCTCGCTCGGCGGCTGGACCGCCGCCGAGATGGCCGTGCGCGACACCGCGGGAATCATCACGGGACTCGTCCTGATCGACGCTGTCGGAGTGCACGTCGAGGCCGAACCGATCACCGACTTCTTCGCCCTCGACGCCCACGGCGTAGCCGAGTACGCCTGGCACGACTCGGCCCGCTTCTACCGTGACCCCGCCGGCATACCCGCCGAACAACTCGCCGTTCAGCAGGGCAACATGGCCACCATGCGCGTCCTCGCGGGCGACCCCTCCATGCATGACCCCAAACTGCTCCGCCGGCTGCGGCGTATCGACCTCCCCACTCTCCTGCTCTGGGGAGAGAGCGACCGCATCGTCACCCCCGCCTACGGCGCGGCATACGCCAACGCCTTCGGCAACGGTCGACTCCAGGTCATCCCTGAAGCAGGCCACCTGCCCCAGATAGAACAACCGGAAGCCACCTTCGCCTGCATCGACAGCTACATTCGCCACCTGAGCGCCAACTCCATCAACTCGCATTGACCGTTGGAGGCGGTCGATCCGACGGGCCAGCGCCTGATAGCGGGCCAGCCAACTGATCCGGGTATTCGTCCCGGCGTCACGGTGTGCCCCTGCGTGCCCCCGCGGAAGACAACCTCGCCGCAGCGGGTCCAGATCTGCTGCGCGCGACGGGGAAGGCGGAGGAGCCCTACAGGCTGCTCGACCCCGCAGACGTCGTCATCGAGCCGGCGGCGGAATGGTTCGCCGGACTGCACGCGTGCTCCAAGCCGGCGACCACGATCCGGTCGTACGGCATGGATCTGCTGCGCTGGTACAGGTTTCCTGTGGATGCTGGAGATCCTGTGGGACAAGGCGCCCCCTGCTCAGGGAGCGGGAGGCGCGGCCGCGATCCCAGGTCCAAGTGTCTTGGAGCCGGGGAGGGCCAGGACGTCGGCGAATAAGTCGGCGAGGGTCTGCTTGCTCTTTCCCCAGTCGTAGAGCTGCCCAGGGATCTCCGCTTGCGCGTCCAGGGTGGTGCTGCGGTTGGCACTGCGGTCGATGCGTACCTGTAGTACGCCGCCGAAGGTCTTGCGGTCGGAGGGGATCTCGGCGATCAGGGTGCATCCGTCCTCCCGCTGCTCCACGGACTGAACTACTTGGCCGTGGAAAGCCATGGAGCACAGAACGGAGGCGATGACTCGGCCTATGGGTGCACGTATCTCAGCCGCCTGCGATTTGCCGGTTCGCCAGCCCCGCTTCAGTGCCCGCCCGCGCCCACGGGCTACGGCCCCACGGTGTATGGCCTTGCCGAGGGCCGGGAATACCACGGCTGCCGTCGCGAGAAATTCCTCAGCGCTCATGGGAACGCGTGCGTGTGCTGCGCAACTGCTGACTGCGTTGCGGACCACGGGGATGCTGATGATCACCTCGAAGCGGTGCTCATCGGCCCAGTCGGCGCTTGCGTCGACTCCATCGCCGTCTTGTGCTGCCGACATGGGCGCCTCGTGTCCGTGTTGTGGGACCAGAGCCAGGAGTCAACCACCGTGGGGCTGCCGAGATCAACACGCGCGTTCACGAACCTTGCCCGGCTACACCACGCGGCGGGACGCCATCGGCGACCCGAGCCGAGGCACGGGACTTCACCCGGTGGCTCCAACTCGCCCACGCCATGTGTGAGGCCGGTGAGATCCCCGATCCTCGCGAGGCCCAGATCGCCCGGCTCAAGGGCTCAAGGGCTCAAGGGCTCAAGGGCTCAAGGCAGAGAACACCAAGCTCAGGAACGGCTGCCTCAGGCAGCGCAAGAGGTCGATCAGCTCACGGACTTCCGCACCCAGGCCCCGGCCCGGCTCGCCGCACAGTACGAGGAGATCATCCGGCTCCGCGAAGCCGCCGCCGCAACAACAATTTGGGTCAGCCGCCTGCCGCCGCCCCGAACCACCGCCATCGGGACATGCAGTTGATACCGCAAGCCCGACAGGGTGCTCGCTCTCGCATGCTGGAAGTAGACCTCACCAGCGATCAGGCCGGGTCCTCGTCAGCCGGCGAAGGCGTCGCGTGTGGACGCAGGACCATGAGCGAGCCTTCCAAGGTCGCCACCATGGCAAAGGGGAACCGGTCGACCTCAAGACAGAGCGCAACGTCATCAGGATGGACTCCTTGGCGCACCCCCTCCGCCAGTTCGGCGGCGGCGCGCGACTCGGCAGCGCGGCGGAGGAACTCAGCAGCATCCGTTCCAGCCTCGGTGGCCCTCCGAGCGATGTATTGAGCGCACGCCAGATCTTCATCGGCCTGCCCATCGTCGCCAGTGACCACGAACGTGACACTGACACTCTCGCGCGTCCGCAAGAGCTGAGCCGTTGCCTCCGCCACCACGAAGCTGGCGCAGAGCACCAGCGGCGCCTCCTTGACGGCGAGGGCGCCGACCGTGCCTGCCGTGGTCTTCTGGACAACAGTCCGTCCGCCAAGGTCAACAGACCGCAGCAGGCCTGGTGAGTTGACCATGTCGAACCCGGGCGCGGGAGGACCGTCTTTGAGCGCCACCCAATCCGGGTGGCGGGCCTTGAGCGCCAGGGCTTGGTCCAGCGACTCAGCAAGAACGATCTTTTCCGCCCCCTGGGCAAAGGCCCAGGCAGCCACCGTGAAAGCACGCATGACGTCGACTACGACCGCCACGGACGGGGCTTCGACCAGCTCAGCGATGCCAAGGAAACTAGCGTCCATTCCGGTCATGATCGCGCATGCCTGACGCGAAGCCCCCGGAGAGTGATCCACATCACATCGACGGTATCGGAATGCGACACCTCCGACTGCCTGCGTCGCGAAAGCGGTCCGCAGCTACACGCCTGCTCAATCGCCACACCTGGGCTGAAGAGATGTCCAGCGGGCGGCGACGGAGTTCCAGGTCGCTGACGTGGACGCACGCCACGAGCGTCTGCTGGCCCGGGGTGTTGAGATTCTCAAGCCGCCGACAACCCAGCCGTGGGGACGCCGATCGGTGTGGCTGCGTGACCCAGACGGCAACATCGTCAACCTCTACCAGGAGGCGTGACGACTGGTCCCCACGCATCACTTCGATCATTGCCAGGACAGCCCTCAGGCTTTGCGGGCGAGCAGTTGAATCTCCTGGAACTGCCGTCGGTCGGTGGGCTGAGGCTCGCGAACCATCCGGGCCACTTCGGCCAACCCGGACTCGCGCAGCATCGCGGCGAGGTGATCAGGCCACCATCGATAGGCCGGCACGACAGCGTGATCGAAGACCTGCGTCGGGTGAGACGGATCATCGCTTGCCGAAAAGCCGACCAGAATGTGGCCGCCAGGTGCCAGAACGCGGTGGAACTCCGCCAAGATGGCGGGGAGTTCTTGCGGCGGAGTGTGGATGATGGACCAACGTGAGAGTGCGCCACCCAGCACGCCGTCAGCGATCTTCAACGCGGCCATCGAGCCCACGTCGAACCGCAGGCCCGGATAAGCCTGTCGAGCCAACTCGACCATCGCAGGAGAAGCATCAACACCAAACACCGCCAACCCCAACTCACCCAGATAAGCGGTGATATGGCCAGGACCACACCCCAAGTCGGCGACACGACCGTCCCCATCCGCACTTACGACCTCGGCGAAGGCACCCAGGATCGCGCGGTCCAAAGGCCTGTTACGCAGCTCGTCGCGGAACAGCTGCGCATAGGTGGGGGCAGCAACGTCATAGGCCTCGCGGGTGGCACTGAAGGCATCGTGTTCGACCATGCTCGCGACAGTAGTTCCTGGCGCTGAGACGGGCCGACAGAATCACGATCCCGCCAGTTCAGAGAAGCGTGTGTCAGATGCCCTCAACTCCGGTCCGATCCCGGCCAGATGCCCCGGCCAGAGGAGTTCGAGGACAGCGTTCTCGACCGCCTGAAGGGAGCAATGGAGCAGGGGTGGCTCGGCGAGGTCGCCGCCATCGGGACGCGCGTCGCCGACCCTGGTCGCCGCCGAAGGCGAGCTCTCCTCGATGCGTGAGATGACCGACAAGCACACCACCAGCAGCCTCGCTCAGATGCTGGCGCGGTTGCGGGTTCTTAGCCCGGGGTGGTCGGCGGTTCTGCAATGCCGATGAAGTTCCCGCCCATGGGCCGGATGCCGATCGACCACCCCAGCGCTGTGAGGTCGTCCGTGAGGGTCTGAGCATCATGGAATACCTTCACGATGCGGTACTGGCTGCCGTCATCGAGTCGGCGCAGCGCCGCCGGGGCCGGCTGGTTCGCGAGGACTTCCTCGTACGCGGCTGCGGCGGGGCCGTCGTCGATGAAGATCGCTTTGCCGCCTGGCGCGAGTGCGCCGGCGACGGTGTTCCAGAAGTCGGGCAACCGCGTCGGCGGGACATGGGAGAGCCAGAAGGCGAAGAACACGGTGTCGTAGCGTCGTGGCGGCTGCCACTGGAACAGGTCGGCCTGAAGGAACTGGACGGAGGGGGATGCGGTACGCGCCCGAGCGAGGGCCAACACTTCGGTTGCCG containing:
- a CDS encoding alpha/beta fold hydrolase, yielding MFTDHAVAQYPDLSLTLSEAGTGRPALILHGGGGPATVAGLAGHLAETMHTITPIHPGWDGTPRPAWLTGIDDLALAYLHYLQDLGLRDVLVVGSSLGGWTAAEMAVRDTAGIITGLVLIDAVGVHVEAEPITDFFALDAHGVAEYAWHDSARFYRDPAGIPAEQLAVQQGNMATMRVLAGDPSMHDPKLLRRLRRIDLPTLLLWGESDRIVTPAYGAAYANAFGNGRLQVIPEAGHLPQIEQPEATFACIDSYIRHLSANSINSH
- a CDS encoding 2-phosphosulfolactate phosphatase translates to MDASFLGIAELVEAPSVAVVVDVMRAFTVAAWAFAQGAEKIVLAESLDQALALKARHPDWVALKDGPPAPGFDMVNSPGLLRSVDLGGRTVVQKTTAGTVGALAVKEAPLVLCASFVVAEATAQLLRTRESVSVTFVVTGDDGQADEDLACAQYIARRATEAGTDAAEFLRRAAESRAAAELAEGVRQGVHPDDVALCLEVDRFPFAMVATLEGSLMVLRPHATPSPADEDPA
- a CDS encoding class I SAM-dependent methyltransferase, whose amino-acid sequence is MVEHDAFSATREAYDVAAPTYAQLFRDELRNRPLDRAILGAFAEVVSADGDGRVADLGCGPGHITAYLGELGLAVFGVDASPAMVELARQAYPGLRFDVGSMAALKIADGVLGGALSRWSIIHTPPQELPAILAEFHRVLAPGGHILVGFSASDDPSHPTQVFDHAVVPAYRWWPDHLAAMLRESGLAEVARMVREPQPTDRRQFQEIQLLARKA
- a CDS encoding class I SAM-dependent methyltransferase → MDDDALLAEQMAYYRAGAAEYDRPYAEYEDLQRLLAVVDDLPIAGDVLELACGTGQWTPLLAARAHSVTAVDAATEVLALARARTASPSVQFLQADLFQWQPPRRYDTVFFAFWLSHVPPTRLPDFWNTVAGALAPGGKAIFIDDGPAAAAYEEVLANQPAPAALRRLDDGSQYRIVKVFHDAQTLTDDLTALGWSIGIRPMGGNFIGIAEPPTTPG